From a single Adhaeribacter swui genomic region:
- a CDS encoding choice-of-anchor tandem repeat GloVer-containing protein gives MSGLLLPLPHLYAQDELLGLTSVGGAQGAGTAFSIKSNGTNFNVQKTFTQSGYTPYDNLIKGPDGNFYGMTYQGGAYNDGTIFKMTSSGTITILLSLRSAETGSNPQGSLLLATDGNFYGMTYSGGTFGYGTVFKITPSGNFTLLRKFNGQIDGRYPQGSLVQGNDGNFYGMTYQGGSSNYGTIFKISATGAFTVIKHLDNTTGSYPQGSLVKANDGNFYGLTYQGGTNNYGTIFRITPNGNFTIRRHLDSSISGGYPQGSLVQGSNGSLYGITYQGGANGYGTIFRMALNGTFTVLHSLNYTTDGGYAQGNLIQGTDGNFYGTTYQGGTNSAGTIFKISANGKFTVLHNLDNINDGRYPRGGLVQGTGGNYYGMTSSGGPGDQGTVFRVTSSGSYSVLAHFPESSKGQAPLGSLIQAKNGNFYGLTSSGGTYGYGTLFRLCNDSYSTLHSFNSSTSGRNPQSSVVQGADGNFYGTTQDGGTSSYGTIFKITPGGTLTVLRNLSYATDGGNPTGSLIQSGTNLYGMTSTGGTEGYGTIFRISPSGTYTVLKHLENSTTGGRPRGSLIKGTDGNFYGMTYQGGAKSYGTIFKITPSGTLTVLRNLDYSNDGGYPYGDLVLGTDGNFYGMTNRGGLFSSGTIFKITAGGVYTVIHHLDFYNDGGQPTGSLIQGSDGSFYGLTPEGGYFSSGTIFKITASGTFMVIRQLDQETDGGKPLGSLVIRKANPMANAQSVTTVEETSKLITLTGSGSGTPLSYSIVTPPQNGTLSGGTGANRTYTPKTNFAGKDSFTFKVIWGCQESTVKTVSITVTNVNDAPVLAAIGDKNATVGFPLQFTALATDPDVGQNKIFSLISAPAGASINASSGKFSWTPATAGSYTFKIRVTDNGTPALFDEEAITVTVSAGIVRLASQESKSGESENANTLELYPNPVISTVTVNLPEPVTTLNTIINDAKGVKLLVNKHQQISPNQIQVNVQKLPAGLYLFHLQLNNKGETLKFIKQ, from the coding sequence ATGAGCGGCTTATTATTGCCTCTTCCGCACCTATATGCCCAAGATGAGCTCTTAGGCCTTACCTCGGTTGGTGGAGCACAAGGAGCCGGTACTGCTTTCAGCATAAAAAGCAATGGCACTAATTTTAATGTGCAGAAAACTTTTACCCAATCCGGCTACACGCCTTACGATAACTTAATAAAAGGACCCGATGGCAATTTTTATGGGATGACCTACCAAGGAGGCGCCTACAACGACGGTACTATTTTTAAAATGACTTCCAGCGGTACCATAACAATTTTACTAAGCCTGCGCTCCGCAGAAACAGGTAGTAACCCCCAAGGCAGCCTGTTACTGGCTACTGATGGAAACTTCTACGGGATGACTTACAGCGGAGGAACATTTGGGTACGGTACTGTATTTAAAATAACCCCTTCCGGCAACTTTACCTTACTGCGTAAATTTAACGGACAAATTGATGGCAGATATCCCCAAGGCAGCTTAGTTCAAGGAAACGACGGTAACTTTTACGGCATGACCTACCAGGGTGGTTCGAGTAATTATGGTACTATTTTTAAAATATCAGCAACAGGGGCGTTTACCGTAATCAAACATTTAGATAATACCACAGGCAGTTATCCGCAAGGCAGCTTGGTAAAAGCTAACGATGGTAATTTTTACGGTTTGACCTATCAGGGTGGCACCAACAACTACGGCACTATATTCCGGATAACACCCAACGGGAATTTTACGATACGGCGGCACTTAGATAGTAGTATTTCGGGGGGATACCCCCAAGGTAGTTTGGTGCAAGGTAGCAATGGTTCTTTGTACGGCATTACCTACCAGGGGGGTGCTAACGGTTACGGTACGATTTTCCGGATGGCTTTAAATGGTACCTTTACGGTGTTACATAGCCTCAATTACACCACCGATGGCGGTTATGCGCAAGGAAATTTAATTCAAGGTACTGATGGCAATTTTTATGGCACTACGTACCAGGGAGGTACCAACAGCGCCGGTACAATTTTTAAAATATCTGCCAACGGAAAATTTACGGTTCTCCATAATCTAGATAACATTAATGATGGTCGTTATCCTAGAGGCGGTTTAGTGCAAGGTACTGGTGGCAATTATTACGGAATGACTTCATCTGGTGGTCCCGGTGACCAGGGTACTGTATTTCGAGTTACTTCTTCCGGATCATATTCTGTACTGGCACATTTTCCGGAATCCAGCAAAGGCCAAGCCCCGCTCGGAAGTTTAATCCAAGCTAAAAACGGCAACTTTTATGGTCTAACTTCTTCCGGAGGAACCTATGGATACGGCACGCTTTTCCGGTTGTGCAACGATTCGTACTCCACGCTACATTCCTTTAACTCAAGCACAAGTGGTCGTAACCCCCAAAGCAGTGTGGTACAAGGTGCCGATGGCAATTTTTACGGCACTACCCAAGACGGCGGTACCAGTAGCTATGGCACTATTTTTAAAATTACCCCGGGTGGTACCCTGACGGTGTTACGTAACCTGAGCTACGCTACTGATGGGGGAAACCCCACGGGCAGTTTAATTCAAAGCGGTACTAATCTTTACGGCATGACTTCTACGGGAGGTACTGAGGGTTATGGTACCATCTTCCGGATATCGCCCTCGGGTACTTATACCGTGTTAAAGCATTTAGAAAATTCAACTACTGGAGGGCGTCCGCGCGGTAGTTTAATAAAAGGTACCGACGGCAACTTTTATGGGATGACCTACCAGGGAGGTGCAAAAAGCTATGGTACCATATTTAAAATAACTCCGAGTGGTACGCTAACTGTGCTCCGGAATTTAGATTATAGTAATGATGGCGGATACCCGTACGGAGACCTAGTTCTGGGCACAGATGGCAACTTCTACGGCATGACTAACCGGGGCGGCCTATTTAGTAGCGGAACTATTTTTAAAATTACAGCCGGTGGAGTGTACACGGTAATTCATCACCTGGACTTTTATAATGATGGTGGCCAACCAACCGGAAGTTTAATCCAGGGTAGTGATGGTAGTTTTTACGGTTTAACTCCGGAAGGTGGATACTTCAGCAGCGGTACTATTTTTAAAATCACGGCAAGCGGCACATTCATGGTTATTCGACAGTTAGATCAGGAAACCGACGGCGGTAAGCCCCTGGGCAGTTTGGTAATTCGCAAAGCTAATCCCATGGCCAATGCCCAAAGTGTTACTACCGTAGAAGAAACCAGTAAACTCATTACGCTTACCGGCTCAGGAAGTGGTACTCCGCTATCTTATAGCATTGTTACCCCACCGCAAAACGGTACTTTAAGCGGCGGAACAGGCGCTAATCGCACTTATACCCCCAAAACCAACTTTGCCGGAAAGGATTCTTTCACTTTTAAAGTAATTTGGGGTTGTCAGGAATCAACGGTCAAAACAGTGTCCATTACCGTAACCAACGTGAACGATGCTCCGGTACTCGCAGCCATTGGCGACAAAAATGCTACGGTAGGATTTCCACTTCAGTTTACGGCTTTGGCCACTGACCCGGATGTTGGTCAAAATAAAATTTTCTCCTTAATCAGCGCTCCTGCGGGGGCCAGTATTAACGCCAGTTCAGGTAAATTCAGTTGGACTCCGGCCACAGCAGGCAGTTACACTTTTAAAATAAGAGTAACCGATAATGGCACCCCGGCCTTATTCGACGAAGAAGCCATCACAGTAACCGTTTCTGCGGGCATTGTTCGTTTAGCTAGCCAGGAATCAAAATCGGGTGAATCGGAAAACGCCAATACGCTAGAACTCTATCCAAATCCTGTTATTTCTACTGTAACGGTGAACTTACCCGAACCAGTAACTACCTTAAATACGATTATTAATGATGCCAAGGGAGTAAAACTGTTGGTAAACAAGCACCAACAGATTAGCCCGAATCAGATTCAAGTTAATGTACAGAAACTACCGGCGGGTTTATACTTATTTCATCTTCAGTTAAACAACAAAGGCGAAACTCTTAAATTTATTAAACAATAA
- a CDS encoding carboxymuconolactone decarboxylase family protein translates to MAHINVPEGVPGIRSLAMFRPDTGQHLYNLAQVLLRGESPLSAADRELIATYVSHLNNCMFCRNSHAAAARCLYSPEDSHHVDEVLADMQQSAVSPKLKALLHIAHKTQILGKAVLPGDIAAARDLGATDREIHDTVLIAATFCMFNRYVDGLATLTPTDAAAYAAMGERLSEHGYVTPQPALKI, encoded by the coding sequence ATGGCTCACATTAACGTTCCGGAAGGAGTACCGGGTATTCGATCATTGGCAATGTTCCGGCCCGACACCGGACAACATTTATATAATTTGGCGCAAGTGCTACTGCGGGGCGAGTCGCCGCTTTCGGCCGCTGACCGGGAACTGATTGCTACCTACGTATCGCATTTAAATAACTGTATGTTTTGCCGCAACAGCCACGCGGCGGCAGCCCGTTGTTTATACAGCCCGGAAGATTCTCACCACGTAGACGAAGTTTTGGCGGATATGCAACAATCGGCGGTTAGCCCCAAACTAAAAGCCTTATTGCACATTGCCCACAAAACGCAAATATTGGGCAAAGCCGTTTTACCCGGAGATATAGCGGCTGCCCGCGACCTAGGTGCTACCGACCGGGAAATCCACGATACAGTATTGATAGCTGCTACCTTTTGTATGTTTAACCGCTACGTAGATGGCTTGGCTACTCTAACCCCCACTGATGCTGCTGCTTACGCCGCCATGGGCGAACGCCTGTCCGAACACGGTTATGTAACTCCGCAACCCGCCTTAAAAATTTAA
- a CDS encoding TatD family hydrolase — protein MIDLIDSHAHIYATEFKPDRDEVIRKSRAAGVSQILMPNVDHTSLDSLLQTEVDFPGYCLPMMGLHPCSVKKDFQKELYLIEEWLGKRQFIAVGETGLDLYWDKSFINQQKEALTIQLDWAKKYQIPIVLHTRDAFEETYELVAAAQDGTLTGVFHCFSGTPEQAKRAIDLKFFLSIGGVSTFKNGGMDTLLPEISLDNLLLETDCPYLAPVPYRGKRNEPAYLPLIAERIATLKQISPEKVGQVTTQNTRNLFKL, from the coding sequence ATGATTGATTTAATTGATTCGCACGCGCACATTTACGCTACGGAATTTAAACCGGACCGCGACGAAGTAATCCGGAAGTCGCGGGCTGCCGGGGTTAGCCAGATTTTAATGCCCAACGTGGATCATACCTCGCTAGATAGTTTGTTGCAAACCGAAGTAGATTTTCCGGGTTATTGCCTGCCCATGATGGGCTTACACCCTTGTTCCGTAAAAAAAGATTTTCAGAAAGAGTTATATTTGATAGAAGAGTGGTTGGGTAAACGCCAGTTTATTGCCGTCGGCGAAACCGGCCTGGATTTGTACTGGGATAAATCGTTTATCAACCAGCAAAAAGAAGCCTTAACCATTCAACTGGACTGGGCAAAAAAATACCAAATTCCTATTGTGCTGCATACCCGCGATGCTTTTGAGGAAACGTACGAATTAGTAGCTGCCGCCCAGGATGGTACCTTAACCGGGGTATTTCATTGTTTTAGTGGCACGCCGGAGCAAGCCAAACGGGCCATCGATTTAAAATTTTTCCTGAGTATTGGTGGCGTAAGTACTTTTAAAAACGGGGGAATGGATACCTTACTGCCCGAAATTTCGTTAGACAATCTTTTACTGGAAACCGACTGCCCGTATCTGGCGCCGGTACCGTACCGGGGTAAACGGAATGAACCGGCCTATTTACCGTTGATTGCGGAGCGAATTGCTACTTTAAAGCAAATTTCTCCCGAAAAAGTAGGTCAGGTTACCACCCAGAATACCCGTAATTTATTTAAATTATAA
- a CDS encoding polysaccharide deacetylase family protein, whose amino-acid sequence MRIFKTPALLRFLYPEYVWQQPNTKKIIYLTFDDGPIPVVTEFVLNQLANFQAKATFFCVGENIGRYPDIARQVVQQGHQLANHTHNHLRGWATPTEDYVQNIQKCQEQISQIQPENGVKLFRPPYGRIKKKQFLKIKSSYRVIMWDILTYDFDVNLAPEQILQKILKKTTAGSVVVFHDSVKAFPNLQYVLPRFLHYFTGLGYSFKLL is encoded by the coding sequence ATGCGAATTTTTAAAACTCCCGCTTTGTTGCGGTTTTTATATCCGGAATACGTCTGGCAACAACCCAATACCAAAAAAATTATTTATCTTACTTTCGACGACGGACCTATTCCGGTGGTAACAGAATTTGTGTTAAATCAATTGGCCAACTTTCAGGCGAAAGCTACTTTTTTCTGCGTGGGCGAAAATATAGGCCGCTACCCGGACATCGCCCGGCAGGTGGTGCAGCAAGGCCATCAACTGGCAAATCATACGCATAATCATTTACGAGGCTGGGCAACTCCCACGGAAGATTACGTGCAGAATATTCAAAAATGCCAGGAGCAAATAAGTCAAATTCAACCGGAAAACGGCGTTAAACTGTTTCGGCCACCTTATGGCCGCATTAAAAAAAAGCAATTTTTAAAAATTAAATCTTCTTATCGCGTCATCATGTGGGATATCCTTACGTATGATTTCGATGTTAACCTGGCGCCGGAGCAAATCCTGCAGAAAATTTTAAAAAAAACTACTGCTGGCTCGGTCGTGGTTTTTCATGATTCCGTAAAAGCGTTTCCTAACCTGCAGTACGTGCTGCCCCGTTTTCTGCATTATTTCACCGGGCTTGGTTACAGCTTTAAATTATTATGA
- a CDS encoding glycosyltransferase family 4 protein produces MKIVVNTRVLLPDQLEGVGKFTHEILWHLVGQHPEHEFYFLFDRPYHPQFIYGPNVKPLVIYPPARHPFLFYLWFQGMVPRVLRQLKADVFLSMDNMTSLRTQVPRVTVIHDLAYLHFPEEKKYLDRRYYERFIPQFAAASRAILTVSEFTKADVVQQLGVAPQKIQVTPCGVSNFFKPTAYAQQIEIRQKYCAGEMYFVFVGALQPRKNLANVFKAFDFFKNLTRSEVKLVIVGRKAWKAQSILKAYRQMEHKADVVFTGRVSDAEVRQLYGSALGLVFPSIFEGFGLPIIEAQKCHCPVITSNTSSMPEVAGNSALLVNPLLPDEIGEALMQLYHYPDKREALIRLGQQNCQRYSWSHSAQLVYQKLEEAVQTPNISVKYG; encoded by the coding sequence ATGAAAATAGTTGTTAATACCCGGGTTTTATTACCCGATCAGTTAGAAGGAGTGGGCAAGTTTACGCACGAAATACTGTGGCACCTGGTAGGGCAACATCCGGAGCACGAATTTTATTTTTTGTTCGACCGTCCGTACCATCCGCAGTTTATTTACGGGCCAAATGTAAAACCCTTGGTTATTTACCCCCCGGCCCGGCATCCTTTTTTGTTTTACCTGTGGTTTCAGGGAATGGTGCCGCGGGTATTGCGGCAACTAAAAGCCGATGTTTTTCTATCGATGGATAACATGACCAGCCTGCGCACGCAAGTGCCCCGGGTTACGGTTATTCACGATTTGGCTTACCTGCATTTTCCGGAAGAAAAAAAGTATTTGGACCGGCGTTATTACGAACGGTTTATCCCCCAATTTGCGGCGGCATCGCGGGCTATTTTAACGGTTTCGGAGTTTACCAAAGCCGATGTGGTGCAACAATTAGGGGTAGCGCCCCAAAAAATACAGGTAACTCCCTGCGGTGTTTCTAATTTTTTTAAACCAACAGCTTACGCGCAGCAAATAGAAATCCGGCAAAAATACTGCGCCGGCGAAATGTATTTTGTATTTGTGGGCGCTTTGCAGCCCCGGAAAAACCTGGCCAACGTATTTAAAGCTTTTGATTTTTTTAAAAATTTAACCCGCAGCGAAGTAAAACTGGTAATTGTGGGCCGCAAAGCCTGGAAAGCCCAATCTATTTTAAAAGCTTACCGCCAAATGGAGCATAAAGCCGATGTGGTTTTTACCGGCCGGGTTTCGGATGCGGAGGTCCGGCAATTGTACGGTTCGGCCCTGGGGCTGGTTTTTCCTTCTATTTTCGAAGGTTTTGGTTTACCTATTATTGAAGCCCAGAAATGCCATTGCCCCGTAATTACCAGCAATACCAGTTCCATGCCCGAAGTAGCCGGAAATAGCGCCCTGTTAGTAAATCCATTATTGCCCGACGAAATAGGTGAAGCTCTGATGCAACTGTACCATTATCCCGATAAACGAGAAGCCCTAATTCGGTTGGGGCAGCAAAATTGCCAGCGCTATTCTTGGTCACATTCTGCGCAATTAGTTTATCAAAAACTGGAAGAAGCCGTACAAACCCCAAATATTTCAGTTAAGTACGGGTAA
- a CDS encoding asparaginase: MKLRKVHLNTAATLEPEGSVLMIYTGGTIGMVFDKTGQHLVPFKFNEIMDKMPELRQLNIDLSLISFARPIDSSDVTDADWIILSYIIQQNYDDFDGFVILHGTDTMAYTASALSFLLENLQKPVIFTGAQVPIGKMRTDARENLITALEIATSTSRGICIVPEVCIYFGDLLLRGNRSKKVESSHFNAFKSTNYPVLAQAGVEIEYHAKNILPLPNGPFKAHQKLDNRVVRLRLFPGLSEHVIRNLVLTENLQGVVLESYGSGNAPTAKWFLDAMEGAINRGTFIVNVSQCDGGRVFQGKYQNSKYLEEMGIIGVSDITSEAAVTKLMFVLGQNLSPEETRRLLQTDLRGEMTME; this comes from the coding sequence ATGAAATTACGTAAAGTTCATTTAAATACCGCAGCTACACTGGAGCCGGAAGGGTCTGTGTTAATGATATATACTGGTGGTACCATCGGAATGGTGTTTGATAAAACCGGCCAACACCTGGTACCTTTTAAGTTTAACGAAATCATGGACAAAATGCCGGAACTGCGGCAATTGAACATTGATTTATCCCTGATTAGCTTTGCCCGTCCTATTGATTCTTCGGACGTAACCGATGCCGACTGGATTATATTGTCCTACATCATTCAGCAGAACTACGACGATTTTGATGGTTTTGTAATTTTGCACGGTACCGATACCATGGCTTACACGGCCTCGGCCTTATCTTTTTTGCTCGAAAATCTACAAAAGCCAGTGATTTTTACCGGGGCTCAGGTGCCCATTGGCAAGATGCGTACCGATGCCCGTGAAAATTTAATTACTGCTTTGGAGATTGCTACTTCTACCAGCCGGGGTATTTGCATTGTGCCGGAAGTGTGTATTTACTTCGGCGATCTGTTATTGCGCGGCAACCGGTCTAAAAAAGTAGAAAGCAGTCATTTTAATGCTTTTAAATCAACGAATTACCCGGTTTTGGCTCAAGCAGGTGTTGAAATAGAATACCATGCTAAAAACATCTTGCCTTTACCTAATGGCCCTTTTAAAGCGCACCAGAAACTCGATAACCGGGTAGTCCGTTTGCGCTTGTTTCCGGGCCTTTCGGAACACGTTATCCGCAACCTGGTACTTACCGAAAATTTGCAAGGAGTGGTGCTGGAAAGTTACGGCTCCGGGAATGCGCCTACTGCCAAATGGTTTTTAGATGCCATGGAGGGCGCTATAAACCGGGGTACCTTTATCGTAAACGTATCGCAGTGCGATGGGGGAAGGGTGTTTCAGGGAAAATACCAGAACAGCAAATACCTGGAAGAAATGGGCATTATTGGCGTAAGCGATATAACCAGCGAAGCCGCCGTTACTAAGCTCATGTTTGTGCTGGGCCAAAATCTATCCCCCGAAGAAACCCGCCGCCTGTTGCAAACTGATTTGCGCGGCGAAATGACGATGGAATAA
- a CDS encoding glycosyltransferase, giving the protein MMLKVIYFAVLFSVSLVILGLWVFNRRRYRSQLLVFPKVSILIAARNEEHTILRCLKAIENLDYPRDKIEVLIGDDASTDNTYRVVRQFIQDKPQFKCVTITQNMGMARGKGNVLAHLAHMATSNYFFITDADIQVPPSWIQIMMAHVRPYIGIVTGITTVKGPRLFDKLQSIDWIYALGLFQVVTDLDLPVFTMGNNMLITREAYEATGGYENIPFSVTEDAKLYQEVVKKHFHTVNIFDESVLALSTPALDTGQLLRQRRRWMEGISHIPFYMSAVFILYSCFYPIWIPFFQETTPLFYWGILVAKVTWQTLFIWLCARRINFKFSIWQLLLYEFFMMFLGIASIIYYILPVKITWKQRKYA; this is encoded by the coding sequence ATGATGCTGAAGGTAATTTATTTTGCAGTTTTATTTAGCGTGTCGCTGGTTATCCTGGGTTTGTGGGTGTTTAACCGCCGGCGTTACCGTTCGCAGTTGCTGGTTTTCCCGAAGGTGAGCATTTTAATTGCCGCGCGCAACGAAGAACATACCATTCTCCGTTGTTTAAAGGCCATTGAGAATTTAGATTACCCGCGCGATAAAATAGAAGTTTTAATCGGCGACGATGCCTCCACGGACAATACCTACCGGGTTGTGCGGCAATTTATTCAGGATAAACCCCAGTTTAAATGTGTTACCATTACCCAAAATATGGGAATGGCCCGCGGCAAAGGCAATGTGCTCGCGCATTTAGCCCACATGGCTACCAGCAATTACTTTTTTATCACCGATGCCGATATTCAGGTACCGCCTTCCTGGATTCAGATTATGATGGCGCACGTGCGACCTTACATTGGTATTGTTACCGGCATTACCACTGTTAAAGGCCCAAGGTTGTTTGATAAGCTGCAATCTATTGATTGGATTTATGCTCTGGGTTTATTTCAGGTGGTTACGGACCTGGATTTGCCGGTATTTACTATGGGCAATAACATGCTGATTACCCGCGAGGCTTACGAAGCTACCGGTGGGTACGAAAACATTCCATTCTCGGTAACCGAAGATGCCAAACTTTACCAGGAGGTAGTGAAGAAGCATTTTCATACGGTTAACATCTTCGACGAATCGGTACTGGCTTTATCTACACCGGCCTTGGATACCGGGCAATTATTACGGCAGCGTCGTAGGTGGATGGAAGGCATCAGCCACATTCCGTTTTACATGTCGGCGGTATTTATTTTATATTCTTGCTTTTACCCCATCTGGATTCCGTTTTTTCAGGAAACCACGCCTTTATTTTACTGGGGTATATTAGTAGCAAAAGTAACCTGGCAAACTTTGTTTATTTGGTTATGTGCCCGGCGTATCAATTTTAAATTTTCTATTTGGCAACTACTGCTATATGAGTTCTTTATGATGTTCCTGGGCATTGCGTCTATCATCTATTACATCTTGCCCGTTAAAATTACCTGGAAACAACGAAAATATGCGTAA
- a CDS encoding carboxymuconolactone decarboxylase family protein, producing the protein MAHIDLQNDLPGIRGLMAYRPDTAKHLNALAETLLRSDDNTLSRGERELIGSYVSYLNDCFFCQHVHGALAGHYLQCDIQTIEEIKKNFTAADLSDKMKALLAIAASVQQSGRKVTSEQIAEARDLGATDREIHDTVLIAAAFCMFNRYVDGLATWAPTDLQFYVNRAPQRAAKGYIATDLHT; encoded by the coding sequence ATGGCCCACATTGATTTACAGAATGATTTACCCGGTATCCGGGGTCTAATGGCTTACCGGCCCGATACGGCCAAACACCTAAATGCCTTAGCCGAAACGCTCCTGCGGTCGGATGATAATACCCTGAGCCGCGGCGAGCGCGAATTAATCGGATCGTACGTATCTTACCTAAACGACTGCTTTTTTTGTCAGCACGTGCACGGCGCTTTGGCCGGTCATTATTTACAATGCGATATCCAAACGATTGAAGAAATCAAGAAGAATTTTACTGCCGCCGATTTATCGGACAAAATGAAAGCCTTGCTGGCAATTGCTGCGAGCGTGCAACAAAGCGGCCGAAAAGTAACCTCCGAACAAATAGCCGAAGCCCGCGATTTAGGCGCCACCGACCGGGAAATCCACGACACGGTTTTGATTGCCGCCGCCTTTTGTATGTTCAATCGCTACGTCGATGGTCTGGCAACCTGGGCTCCTACCGATTTGCAATTCTACGTGAACCGGGCACCGCAACGCGCCGCCAAAGGGTATATTGCTACGGATCTACACACATAG
- a CDS encoding oligosaccharide flippase family protein has translation MVLLNLLVKPVWLVLENNVQNQIGHMAYGTFAALFSFTYLFTAFTDLGVHQYFTKQTAANPAFMPAHLPVILPFKTIISLLFPVLMVVAGWVIGYKAQELYYLTLIGFAFTFTQFTLFLRGILQAHQYFNLDALLSVLERFLLIFIIAALLYFGINLEKYVYARLASVLLTFGILFLIFRRTFGAFPARWNSSQLLRVIKASFPFAVINLVYGINEKVDMVLLERLASSEEAGIYAGAYRWVDAVMMYTWTVLPIFFAKFAAHQREPQEQQKLLRFGQVIGSVPLIFMSVFVFFYGEKLFWQFSNSSATELNLMRLNLQILFASVLVHGFFAIYSTILTASNWELTVSKLVAASIVVNVLLNFIFIPAYGSLAAAVNTLLSAVLVSGGYLALLRPKLNITIPFVLILKLGLTTLGLAGIFYILSWFSGYWWLNTILAGFALIGLLFVTRIINLSEIKANLLTPNK, from the coding sequence GTGGTGCTGCTTAATTTACTCGTGAAACCGGTTTGGCTGGTTCTGGAAAATAACGTGCAAAACCAAATCGGGCATATGGCTTATGGTACTTTTGCTGCTTTATTTTCTTTTACCTACCTCTTTACTGCCTTCACCGATTTAGGCGTTCACCAGTATTTTACGAAACAAACCGCCGCTAACCCGGCTTTTATGCCCGCGCATTTACCGGTAATTTTGCCTTTTAAAACCATTATTTCTTTGTTGTTTCCGGTGCTTATGGTGGTAGCGGGTTGGGTAATTGGGTATAAGGCGCAGGAGCTTTATTATTTAACGTTAATTGGCTTTGCTTTTACGTTTACCCAGTTTACGCTTTTTTTACGGGGCATATTGCAGGCGCACCAATACTTTAATCTCGATGCCTTATTGTCGGTGTTAGAGCGTTTTCTGCTGATTTTTATTATTGCGGCTTTGCTGTATTTCGGCATTAACCTCGAAAAATACGTGTACGCGCGGCTAGCCTCGGTACTTCTTACGTTCGGTATTTTGTTTTTGATTTTTCGGCGCACCTTTGGCGCATTTCCGGCCAGGTGGAATTCTTCGCAACTGCTTCGGGTAATTAAAGCCAGTTTTCCGTTTGCCGTAATTAACCTGGTTTATGGAATTAACGAGAAAGTAGATATGGTGCTATTGGAGCGCTTAGCCTCGAGCGAAGAAGCCGGAATTTACGCCGGGGCGTACCGGTGGGTAGATGCCGTTATGATGTATACCTGGACGGTGCTGCCCATCTTTTTTGCCAAGTTTGCGGCGCATCAACGCGAGCCCCAGGAGCAGCAAAAATTATTACGCTTTGGGCAGGTAATCGGGAGTGTACCTTTAATTTTTATGAGTGTATTCGTGTTTTTTTACGGCGAAAAGTTGTTCTGGCAGTTTAGCAATTCGTCGGCAACGGAGTTAAATTTAATGCGTTTAAACCTGCAAATTTTATTTGCCAGCGTTTTGGTGCACGGTTTTTTTGCTATTTACTCTACCATTCTTACGGCCAGTAATTGGGAATTAACGGTAAGTAAGTTGGTGGCCGCTAGTATTGTGGTAAACGTGCTGCTTAACTTTATTTTTATTCCGGCTTATGGTTCTTTGGCGGCGGCCGTTAATACCCTGCTAAGCGCCGTGTTGGTTTCGGGGGGGTATCTGGCTCTATTGCGGCCTAAGTTAAACATTACCATCCCATTTGTATTAATTTTAAAATTAGGATTAACCACGCTTGGGTTAGCAGGAATATTTTATATTTTATCCTGGTTTTCGGGTTATTGGTGGTTAAACACTATCCTGGCGGGTTTCGCGTTAATAGGATTGTTGTTTGTTACCCGCATCATTAATCTCTCCGAAATCAAGGCAAATCTGCTCACGCCAAATAAGTAA